The Pantoea phytobeneficialis genome has a segment encoding these proteins:
- a CDS encoding sensor histidine kinase → MPEFDSPPTHSPPRKRPIKLNTLVTLMLSTVIALVLFSVHLIYFFQIGAMTRMQLEDKAMAVARTLADSPEIQRAVLQPPGTLPIQPIAQEIQQSNNLLFVVVTNMQGIRYSHLNPELVGQHFIGDDIEPALRGHENVSVNKGALVKALRVFTPIYNAQHQQIGVVVIGISLSAVTDQINQSRWSVLWTILIGALVGALGTLILVRVLKRILFGLEPHEISTLFEQRQAILNSVKEGVVAVDDQGAVTLVNQTAQKLLNAEIATSAISAERIYDASVINAHLQDVLQSGRPRRDEELNVNGHVLLSNTVPVRSQGRIIGAVCTFRDKTEISQLMQRLSGMVNYVDALRERSHEFMNKLHVILGLLHMKNYAQVEAYVLKTANNYQTEIGSLVQKIKSPVIAGFLLSKINRASDRGHHLTISDASFLPDSGNEQQMAVLITVIGNLVENALDALGSQTEGEIHVMLHYQNGWLACEVSDDGPGIDPEVLPTIFDKGFSTKGDDRGVGLFLLKQQTESLGGDVSVESEPGVYTQFLVQLPWDGGNQTA, encoded by the coding sequence ATGCCAGAATTTGATTCTCCACCCACGCATTCCCCACCGCGTAAGCGGCCCATAAAGCTCAATACCCTGGTCACGCTGATGCTCAGTACGGTGATCGCCCTGGTGCTGTTCAGCGTCCATCTGATCTATTTCTTTCAAATCGGCGCGATGACGCGGATGCAACTGGAAGACAAAGCGATGGCCGTGGCGCGGACCCTGGCGGATTCGCCAGAAATCCAACGCGCGGTGCTACAGCCGCCCGGCACCCTGCCGATTCAGCCCATCGCCCAGGAGATTCAGCAAAGCAATAACCTGCTGTTTGTGGTGGTCACCAATATGCAGGGTATCCGCTATTCACATCTCAACCCGGAGTTGGTCGGCCAGCATTTTATTGGCGACGACATCGAACCGGCGTTGCGTGGACATGAGAACGTCTCGGTCAATAAAGGCGCGTTAGTCAAAGCCCTGCGCGTATTTACCCCAATCTATAACGCTCAACATCAACAGATTGGCGTGGTGGTGATTGGTATCTCGCTCAGCGCGGTGACCGATCAAATCAACCAGAGCCGCTGGAGCGTGTTATGGACGATCTTGATTGGCGCGCTGGTCGGTGCGCTGGGCACCTTGATTCTGGTACGCGTGCTAAAACGTATTTTGTTCGGCCTCGAACCGCATGAAATCTCGACGCTGTTTGAACAACGTCAGGCGATCCTCAACTCGGTAAAAGAAGGCGTGGTGGCGGTGGACGATCAGGGCGCGGTGACGCTGGTCAATCAGACGGCACAGAAGCTGTTGAATGCCGAGATCGCGACCAGCGCTATCAGTGCCGAACGTATTTACGATGCCTCGGTGATCAACGCCCATTTGCAGGATGTGTTGCAGAGCGGCCGACCACGGCGCGACGAAGAATTGAACGTTAACGGCCATGTGCTGCTCAGCAACACGGTGCCGGTACGCAGCCAGGGACGTATTATTGGCGCGGTGTGTACCTTCAGGGATAAGACCGAGATTAGCCAGCTAATGCAGCGCCTGAGCGGCATGGTAAACTATGTCGATGCGCTCCGTGAGCGTTCACACGAATTTATGAATAAGCTGCACGTTATCCTCGGCCTGCTGCATATGAAAAACTATGCGCAGGTCGAAGCCTATGTGCTGAAAACCGCCAATAACTATCAGACGGAAATTGGCTCGCTGGTGCAGAAAATTAAGTCACCGGTGATTGCCGGATTCCTGCTCAGTAAGATCAATCGGGCATCCGATCGTGGCCATCACCTGACCATCAGCGATGCCAGTTTCTTACCCGACAGCGGCAACGAGCAGCAGATGGCGGTACTGATTACCGTGATTGGCAACCTGGTGGAGAATGCGCTGGATGCACTTGGCTCCCAGACTGAAGGTGAGATCCATGTGATGCTGCACTACCAGAATGGCTGGCTGGCGTGTGAAGTGAGCGACGATGGCCCCGGTATTGATCCCGAGGTGTTGCCCACCATTTTTGACAAAGGCTTCTCCACCAAAGGTGACGATCGCGGCGTCGGTTTGTTCCTGCTGAAACAGCAAACCGAAAGCCTTGGCGGCGACGTCAGCGTGGAATCAGAACCCGGCGTTTATACCCAATTTTTAGTCCAGCTACCCTGGGATGGAGGAAATCAAACCGCATGA
- a CDS encoding FAD:protein FMN transferase produces the protein MTPDAGVYAYSAVLMGSPILLKLFEDNQPLAAQVFRLIKQQENLFTVNRADSEVMAINHAAGRHPVVVSEPVFALISVAHAVSLLPNSAFNFTIGPVVKRWKIGFQGHEVPPAADIAARLRLTDPHQVILNEAERSVFLQQPGMEIDLGAIAKGYIADRVQGFLRQQGVQQALINLGGNVQTLGCPPHDAAGWGIGLKKPFGREDELLGVLRVQGKSVVTSGIYERYFERDGRCWHHIFDPRTGYPLDNELLSITVISDRSIDGDIYTTLLYGMGVEQGLAYLADQPELDAVFVTRDRQIICSSARHFSFNPLDAAWQLRY, from the coding sequence ATGACTCCAGACGCAGGCGTCTATGCCTATTCCGCCGTTCTGATGGGTTCGCCCATTCTGCTTAAACTCTTCGAAGACAATCAACCTCTCGCGGCGCAGGTATTCCGGCTGATCAAACAGCAGGAAAATCTGTTTACCGTCAATCGTGCTGACTCTGAAGTGATGGCGATCAACCACGCCGCGGGCCGCCATCCGGTGGTGGTCAGTGAACCGGTGTTTGCCTTGATCAGCGTGGCGCATGCGGTGAGTTTGTTGCCGAACAGCGCCTTTAACTTCACCATCGGGCCGGTAGTGAAACGCTGGAAAATTGGCTTTCAGGGTCATGAGGTGCCACCGGCTGCTGACATCGCGGCGCGGCTGCGGCTGACCGATCCGCATCAGGTGATATTGAATGAGGCTGAACGCTCGGTGTTCCTGCAACAGCCGGGGATGGAGATTGATCTCGGTGCCATCGCCAAAGGCTATATTGCCGATCGCGTGCAGGGCTTTTTACGCCAACAGGGTGTGCAGCAGGCGTTGATTAACCTCGGTGGCAACGTGCAGACGTTGGGGTGTCCCCCCCATGATGCGGCGGGGTGGGGGATTGGCCTGAAAAAACCCTTTGGCCGCGAGGATGAACTGCTCGGCGTGTTGCGCGTGCAGGGTAAGTCGGTGGTGACCTCCGGCATCTACGAACGCTACTTCGAACGGGATGGCCGCTGCTGGCACCATATCTTCGATCCGCGCACCGGCTATCCGCTCGACAACGAATTACTCAGCATCACGGTGATTTCCGATCGTTCCATTGATGGCGATATCTATACCACACTGCTGTATGGCATGGGGGTGGAACAGGGGCTGGCGTATCTTGCTGACCAGCCCGAACTGGACGCGGTCTTTGTGACGCGCGACCGGCAGATAATCTGCTCCTCCGCGCGCCATTTCAGCTTTAATCCGCTGGATGCGGCGTGGCAACTGCGTTACTGA
- the msrA gene encoding peptide-methionine (S)-S-oxide reductase MsrA, protein MAIEYAVIAGGCFWCTEAVFKSLIGVESVESGYTGGTRANPTYEQVCSGATGHAEAIRIGFDPAQISFGDLLDVSFVTHDPTQLNRQGNDIGTQYRSAIFPANAEQEAEAIAAIARAQEDNKDPIVTTIEPLGEWYPAEDYHQDYWDGAGQRNGYCLAVIPPKLQKLKKNFANRVKSQG, encoded by the coding sequence ATGGCAATTGAATACGCGGTGATCGCGGGTGGCTGTTTCTGGTGTACCGAAGCAGTGTTTAAAAGTCTGATTGGCGTTGAGTCCGTGGAAAGCGGTTATACCGGCGGCACGCGTGCCAACCCGACTTACGAGCAGGTATGCAGCGGTGCCACCGGCCACGCCGAAGCGATCCGCATCGGTTTCGATCCGGCACAGATAAGCTTCGGCGATCTGCTGGATGTCAGCTTTGTCACCCATGATCCAACCCAGCTAAACCGCCAGGGCAATGACATCGGTACTCAGTACCGTTCCGCCATTTTCCCGGCCAATGCCGAACAGGAAGCGGAAGCGATCGCGGCCATCGCCCGTGCTCAGGAAGATAACAAAGATCCGATCGTCACCACCATCGAGCCGCTGGGCGAGTGGTATCCGGCGGAAGATTATCATCAGGATTACTGGGATGGTGCCGGTCAGCGTAACGGTTACTGCCTGGCGGTCATCCCTCCGAAGTTGCAGAAGCTGAAGAAAAATTTTGCCAATCGGGTAAAATCGCAGGGCTAA
- the dcuR gene encoding two-component system response regulator DcuR: MINVLVVDDDAMVAELNRCYIGQVPGFSCCGTASTLQQAKEKILNSEPPVDLVLLDIYMQQENGLDLLPELRKANSPVEVIIISSAADAATIKTSLHYGVVDYLIKPFQFPRFEEALTQWRQKKSLMDNQHYYQQSDVDLLIHGSPATQHDSKRLPKGLTPQTLRTLCQWIDAHPGTEFSTDELAAEVNISRVSCRKYLIWLAQINILFTSIHYGATGRPVYRYRLQPEYHSLLQQYCQ; this comes from the coding sequence ATGATCAACGTGTTAGTAGTCGACGATGATGCAATGGTGGCAGAGCTTAATCGCTGCTATATCGGCCAGGTGCCCGGCTTTAGCTGCTGTGGCACCGCCTCAACCTTACAGCAGGCGAAAGAGAAGATCCTCAACAGCGAACCACCGGTTGATCTGGTGCTGCTGGATATCTATATGCAACAGGAAAACGGCCTCGACCTGCTGCCGGAGCTGCGCAAAGCCAACAGCCCGGTGGAGGTGATTATCATCTCCTCCGCCGCCGATGCCGCAACCATCAAAACCTCGTTGCACTACGGCGTAGTGGATTACCTGATCAAGCCCTTCCAGTTCCCGCGTTTTGAAGAAGCGCTGACCCAATGGCGGCAGAAAAAATCGCTGATGGATAACCAGCATTATTATCAGCAATCGGATGTCGACCTACTGATTCACGGCAGCCCGGCGACCCAGCACGACAGCAAACGCCTGCCAAAAGGGCTGACGCCGCAGACGCTACGCACCCTGTGTCAGTGGATCGATGCCCATCCGGGCACCGAGTTCTCCACCGATGAACTGGCGGCCGAGGTGAATATCTCCCGGGTTTCCTGCCGTAAGTATCTGATCTGGCTGGCGCAGATTAATATCCTGTTCACCAGCATCCATTACGGTGCCACAGGCCGTCCGGTGTACCGCTATCGCCTGCAACCGGAATACCATTCGCTGCTGCAACAATATTGTCAGTAA
- a CDS encoding flavin reductase family protein, whose amino-acid sequence MSQNEHKIDFPVSKARKYLEPGPVVLVSSQYEGQHDIMTLGWHTILEFSPSLVGCMIASGNFSHELIRHSGQCVINVPAADLIDSVVAIGNSHGDRIDKFDAFKLTAEPASKVNAPLIRECFASFECQLYDDSMVDNYNLFIFEIVKAHVADKPEFPPTLHYTGEGRFTVMSNLLLDKHRDFKPEMLI is encoded by the coding sequence ATGAGCCAGAATGAACATAAAATCGATTTTCCGGTCAGCAAGGCGCGGAAATATCTGGAACCCGGACCGGTGGTGTTGGTCAGCTCGCAGTATGAAGGTCAGCACGACATCATGACGCTCGGCTGGCATACCATCCTGGAATTCTCACCCTCGCTGGTCGGCTGCATGATCGCCAGCGGCAATTTTAGCCATGAATTGATTCGTCACAGCGGCCAGTGCGTGATCAACGTGCCGGCCGCCGACTTAATTGATAGCGTGGTGGCCATCGGCAACAGCCACGGCGATCGCATCGATAAGTTTGATGCCTTCAAACTGACCGCTGAACCGGCCAGCAAGGTGAATGCGCCACTGATCAGGGAGTGCTTCGCCAGCTTTGAATGTCAGCTCTACGACGATAGCATGGTGGATAACTACAATCTGTTTATCTTCGAGATCGTTAAAGCGCATGTGGCGGATAAGCCGGAGTTTCCGCCCACCCTGCACTACACGGGGGAAGGTCGTTTTACCGTGATGAGCAATCTGCTGCTTGATAAGCACCGCGACTTTAAGCCAGAAATGTTAATTTAA
- a CDS encoding anion permease, with translation MKTQTIQNEPLKAPPAAPGNKNRLLMLCLPVVVAVLLLLVPTPEGLEPYAWHFFAIFVGVIVGLIFEPLPGAVIGLTGVVVIALFSQYLLFSPAELADPKFKMAGQSFKWAVSGFGNSTVWLIFGAFMFAAGYDKTQFGRRLALILVKYLGRRSLTLGYAITFADLLLAPFTPSNTARSGGTIYPIIANLPPLYGSKPNDPSARKIGSYLMWVAITATCITSSMFLSALAPNLLALALIKSVVGFDISWGMWFLAFLPLGVLLILTMPLLAYWLYPPEVKLNDEVPRWATAELAKLGKLSRNEILLLVFVISALLMWIFATAWIEPAMAALLVIVLMLWTGVLNWNDITSNKAAWNTFAWFATLVALADGLAKVGFIAWLGKEGGQLLQGYDPQVSAVVLLVAFYVLHYLFASTTAHTTALLPAMLTIAAAIPGINMPVFCLMLATSLGVMGIITPYGTGPSPIYYGSGYLPTKDYWRLGTIFGALFLVLLMLIAYPWMVLMF, from the coding sequence ATGAAAACACAAACTATCCAGAATGAACCCCTAAAAGCGCCGCCTGCCGCGCCGGGGAATAAAAACCGGCTGCTGATGCTGTGCCTGCCGGTGGTTGTTGCTGTGCTGTTGTTACTGGTGCCCACACCGGAAGGACTCGAACCTTATGCGTGGCACTTCTTCGCAATCTTTGTTGGCGTGATTGTCGGCCTGATCTTCGAACCTCTGCCTGGCGCGGTGATCGGCCTGACCGGCGTGGTGGTGATCGCGCTGTTCAGTCAGTACCTGCTGTTTAGCCCGGCCGAGCTGGCGGATCCGAAGTTTAAAATGGCAGGCCAGTCCTTCAAATGGGCGGTCAGCGGCTTCGGTAACTCCACCGTGTGGCTGATCTTCGGTGCCTTTATGTTTGCCGCCGGTTACGATAAAACCCAGTTCGGTCGCCGCCTGGCGCTGATTCTGGTGAAATATCTCGGCCGTCGCAGCCTGACGCTGGGTTACGCCATCACCTTCGCAGACCTGTTGCTGGCACCGTTCACACCGTCCAACACCGCACGCAGTGGCGGCACCATCTATCCGATTATCGCCAACCTGCCGCCGCTGTACGGTTCAAAACCTAACGACCCGAGTGCGCGCAAAATTGGTTCTTATCTGATGTGGGTTGCCATCACCGCCACCTGTATCACCAGTTCTATGTTCCTGTCTGCACTGGCTCCCAACTTGCTGGCGCTGGCGCTGATAAAAAGCGTGGTAGGTTTTGATATCTCCTGGGGCATGTGGTTCCTTGCCTTCCTGCCGCTGGGTGTGCTGTTGATTCTCACCATGCCGCTGCTGGCCTACTGGCTCTATCCACCGGAAGTGAAACTGAACGATGAAGTGCCGCGCTGGGCAACAGCCGAGCTGGCAAAACTGGGCAAACTGTCGCGCAATGAAATCCTGCTGCTGGTGTTCGTGATTTCTGCGCTGCTGATGTGGATCTTTGCCACAGCCTGGATTGAACCGGCAATGGCCGCGCTGCTGGTGATTGTGCTGATGCTGTGGACCGGCGTACTGAACTGGAACGATATCACCAGCAACAAAGCTGCGTGGAACACCTTCGCCTGGTTCGCCACCCTGGTTGCCCTCGCCGATGGTCTGGCGAAAGTCGGCTTCATTGCCTGGTTGGGTAAAGAAGGCGGGCAACTGCTGCAAGGGTATGATCCACAAGTCTCTGCCGTGGTCTTACTGGTGGCTTTCTATGTACTGCACTACCTGTTTGCCAGCACCACCGCACACACCACTGCCCTGCTGCCAGCCATGCTGACCATTGCGGCTGCTATCCCAGGCATCAATATGCCGGTGTTCTGTCTGATGCTGGCGACCTCACTGGGTGTGATGGGTATCATCACCCCGTACGGTACTGGCCCCAGCCCGATTTATTACGGTAGCGGCTATCTGCCAACCAAAGACTACTGGCGTCTGGGCACCATCTTCGGTGCGCTGTTCCTGGTGCTGCTGATGCTGATTGCCTATCCGTGGATGGTGCTGATGTTCTGA
- a CDS encoding DUF3830 family protein, whose protein sequence is MKLAMHVADKKICVIEVWEDKVPNLAKVLREKLPLKSVLQHGKLIGDMVFFTLPIVAPWENKYLTQDVGKLRREQYGEVTGAVCYYSPRQQMCVVYGDDTADEPLPISYIGQVIEGKLELRVTGLETWFDQGRTVELSIID, encoded by the coding sequence ATGAAACTGGCTATGCATGTTGCCGATAAGAAGATTTGTGTGATTGAGGTGTGGGAAGACAAAGTCCCCAACCTGGCGAAAGTGTTGCGTGAAAAGCTGCCGCTGAAAAGCGTGCTGCAACACGGCAAGTTGATTGGCGACATGGTGTTTTTCACCCTGCCGATCGTCGCCCCGTGGGAAAACAAATATCTGACGCAGGATGTTGGCAAACTGCGCCGTGAACAGTACGGCGAAGTGACCGGCGCGGTATGTTACTACAGCCCGCGCCAGCAGATGTGTGTGGTGTACGGCGACGATACCGCTGACGAGCCGCTGCCGATTTCCTATATCGGTCAGGTGATTGAAGGCAAACTCGAACTGCGCGTCACCGGCCTGGAAACCTGGTTTGATCAGGGACGTACTGTCGAGCTGAGCATCATTGATTAA
- a CDS encoding flavocytochrome c gives MNTLTPILNPLTLPKGAVLKNRLVMAPMTTCTGYFDGGVTSDLVDYYRVRAGSIGTVIVECCFIDNRGPAFPGAIAIDSDNKIPGLARIADAIKSQGSKAILQIYHGGRMVDPALIGGKTPVAPSALAAPREGAPTPQALTAEEVDVMITKFGDAVNRAIKAGFDGVEIHGANTYLIQQFYSPNSNQRDDKWGGSRDNRARFPMEVLEITHKMADRFAAADFIIGYRFSPEELEVPGIRFDDTLYLLEKLAARGLDYVHFSVGQLLRPSIVDTQDPTPLITKYLALRSPTLAKVPVIGVGGVVNKEDAENALEHGFDLVAIGKACIAYPDWADRIIRNEHMELFIDSTKREELVIPEPLWRFSLVDAMIRDTSDTGRKYKAGVFQEKVEAEALKLKINVTLDTDRITDISLVPDATLDVDFTSTFESLRSRILVANSPHVDAVTGATTQSEALKKAVSRALATSSKEHVIEEGGNPNAPVSYDVVVVGSGGAGLAAAIQAHDDGARVVIIEKMPTIGGNTIKASVGMNAAETRYQRLKGIEDSKELFYEETLKGGKFKNNPVLLREFVEQAPGAIDWLTDKGIELCDITITGGMSIDRTHRPEDRSAVGGFLISGLVKNVNQRNIEVLLETSVAEILFENGAVSGVKVVDEYNDSRILNAKSVIVATGGFSANREMVVKYRPELDGFVTTNHKGATGSGIAMLQKIGADTVDMGEIQIHPTVEQTTSYLISEAIRGGGAILVSQAGKRFFNEMETRDKVSAEIIALPEKSAWIMFDEQVRLNNKAADEYIAKGFVISAPTPHELAVKLNMDQETLQTTLNRYNQFVEQQNDEDFGRKTALRHPLNHGPYYAIRIAPGVHHTMGGVTINTDTAVLDAQKQVIPGAWAAGEVVGGIHGANRIGGNAVADIIIFGIKAGRNAAALALG, from the coding sequence ATGAATACGCTCACCCCGATTCTTAATCCACTGACACTGCCGAAAGGCGCGGTATTGAAAAATCGCCTGGTCATGGCCCCAATGACCACCTGTACCGGTTATTTTGACGGCGGCGTGACCAGCGACCTGGTGGACTATTATCGTGTACGTGCGGGCAGCATTGGCACGGTGATTGTCGAATGCTGTTTTATCGATAACCGTGGCCCGGCCTTCCCCGGCGCCATCGCCATCGATAGCGACAACAAAATCCCCGGCCTGGCCAGGATTGCTGATGCGATCAAATCTCAGGGTTCCAAAGCCATTTTGCAGATCTACCACGGTGGCCGTATGGTGGATCCCGCGTTGATCGGCGGTAAAACGCCAGTCGCGCCCAGCGCGCTTGCCGCACCGCGTGAAGGTGCGCCGACTCCCCAGGCGCTGACGGCGGAAGAAGTCGATGTCATGATCACTAAATTTGGTGATGCGGTGAACCGTGCCATCAAGGCCGGTTTCGATGGCGTTGAGATCCACGGCGCTAACACTTACCTGATTCAGCAGTTCTACTCACCAAACTCCAACCAGCGCGATGACAAGTGGGGTGGTAGCCGCGACAACCGTGCTCGCTTCCCGATGGAAGTGCTGGAAATCACCCATAAAATGGCGGACCGCTTTGCGGCAGCCGACTTTATCATCGGCTATCGCTTCTCGCCGGAAGAGCTGGAAGTGCCGGGTATTCGTTTTGACGACACCCTGTATCTGCTGGAGAAACTGGCGGCGCGTGGTCTGGATTATGTGCACTTCTCCGTCGGCCAACTGCTGCGTCCGTCGATTGTTGATACCCAAGACCCGACACCGTTGATCACCAAATACCTGGCGCTGCGCTCACCGACGCTGGCTAAAGTTCCGGTGATTGGTGTTGGCGGCGTGGTAAATAAAGAAGATGCGGAAAATGCGCTGGAGCACGGTTTCGATCTGGTGGCGATTGGTAAAGCCTGTATCGCCTACCCGGACTGGGCCGACCGGATTATCCGCAACGAGCATATGGAGCTGTTTATCGACAGCACCAAACGCGAGGAGCTGGTGATCCCTGAGCCGCTGTGGCGCTTCTCGCTGGTGGACGCGATGATCCGCGACACGAGCGATACTGGCCGTAAATATAAAGCGGGCGTGTTCCAGGAGAAAGTGGAAGCCGAAGCGCTGAAGCTGAAAATCAACGTCACTCTGGACACCGACCGTATCACCGACATCTCGCTGGTGCCGGACGCCACGCTGGACGTCGACTTTACCAGCACTTTTGAGAGCCTGCGTTCGCGCATTCTGGTGGCAAACAGCCCCCACGTTGATGCCGTGACCGGTGCCACCACCCAGAGTGAGGCGCTGAAAAAAGCCGTATCCCGTGCGCTGGCCACCTCCAGCAAAGAGCATGTCATTGAAGAGGGTGGCAACCCGAATGCACCGGTCAGCTACGATGTGGTGGTGGTTGGCAGTGGCGGTGCCGGTCTGGCAGCGGCAATTCAGGCGCATGATGATGGCGCGCGCGTGGTGATCATCGAGAAGATGCCGACCATCGGTGGTAACACCATCAAAGCCTCGGTCGGGATGAACGCAGCGGAAACCCGCTACCAGCGTCTGAAAGGCATCGAGGACAGCAAAGAGTTGTTCTATGAAGAGACGCTGAAAGGCGGCAAATTCAAAAACAATCCAGTGCTGTTGCGTGAGTTTGTTGAACAGGCACCGGGTGCGATTGACTGGCTGACAGATAAAGGTATCGAACTGTGCGACATCACCATCACCGGTGGGATGAGCATTGACCGTACGCACCGCCCGGAAGACCGTTCGGCGGTGGGGGGCTTCCTGATCAGCGGCCTGGTGAAAAACGTTAACCAGCGCAATATCGAAGTGCTGCTGGAAACCTCGGTGGCGGAAATCCTGTTCGAAAACGGCGCGGTCAGCGGCGTGAAAGTGGTGGATGAGTACAACGACAGCCGCATTCTCAACGCGAAAAGCGTGATTGTCGCCACTGGCGGTTTCAGTGCTAACCGTGAGATGGTGGTGAAATATCGTCCTGAGCTGGATGGCTTCGTTACCACCAACCACAAAGGGGCGACCGGTAGCGGGATCGCCATGTTGCAGAAAATTGGTGCGGATACCGTGGATATGGGCGAGATCCAGATTCACCCGACAGTGGAGCAAACCACCTCTTATCTGATTTCTGAAGCGATTCGTGGCGGCGGTGCCATCCTGGTGAGCCAGGCGGGCAAGCGCTTCTTCAATGAGATGGAGACGCGCGACAAAGTCTCGGCGGAAATTATCGCACTGCCGGAGAAAAGCGCGTGGATCATGTTCGATGAGCAGGTTCGTCTGAACAACAAAGCGGCGGATGAGTACATCGCCAAAGGGTTCGTCATCAGCGCGCCAACGCCACACGAACTGGCGGTGAAACTGAATATGGATCAGGAGACGTTGCAGACCACCCTGAACCGTTACAATCAGTTTGTTGAGCAGCAGAACGACGAAGATTTTGGCCGTAAAACTGCGCTGCGTCATCCGCTCAACCACGGTCCTTACTACGCCATCCGTATCGCCCCTGGGGTGCATCACACTATGGGCGGCGTGACCATCAATACTGACACAGCGGTACTGGATGCACAGAAACAGGTGATCCCGGGTGCCTGGGCAGCGGGTGAAGTGGTTGGCGGTATTCACGGTGCCAACCGTATCGGCGGCAACGCGGTTGCTGATATCATCATCTTTGGTATCAAAGCCGGACGTAACGCCGCGGCACTGGCGTTAGGCTAA
- the fumA gene encoding class I fumarate hydratase FumA, whose translation MSNKPFYYQDPFPLAKDDTEYYLLSRDYVSVEKFAGEEVLKVDPQALTLLAQQAFHDASFMLRAAHQQQVAAILADDEASQNDKYVALQFLRNSEIAAKGVLPTCQDTGTAIIMGKKGQRVWTGGGDEAALSQGVYNTFIEDNLRYSQNAALDMYKEVNTGTNLPAQIDLYSVDGDEYKFLCIAKGGGSANKTYLYQETKALITPAKLKNYLIDKMMSLGTAACPPYHIAFVIGGTSAESTLKTVKLASTHYYDSLPTEGNEHGQAFRDVQLEQELLEASQKLGLGAQFGGKYFAHDIRVVRLPRHGASCPVGMGVSCSADRNIKAKINREGIWIEQLEHNPGRFIPEELRQQGEGEVVNVDLNRPMTEILAQLSSYPVSTRLSLNGTIIVARDIAHAKLKERIDNGEGLPQYIKDHPVYYAGPAKTPEGYASGSLGPTTAGRMDSYVDLLQANGGSMVMLAKGNRSQQVTDACHKHGGFYLGSIGGPAAVLAQQSIKSLECVEYAELGMEAIWKIEVENFPAFILVDDKGNDFFQQIHNQCAACVK comes from the coding sequence ATGTCGAACAAACCCTTCTACTATCAAGATCCCTTTCCTCTCGCCAAAGATGATACTGAGTACTACCTGCTCAGCCGCGATTACGTCTCCGTGGAGAAATTCGCAGGCGAAGAAGTGTTAAAAGTTGATCCGCAAGCGCTGACCCTGCTGGCGCAGCAGGCGTTCCACGATGCCTCATTTATGCTGCGCGCTGCCCATCAGCAACAGGTGGCCGCGATTCTGGCCGATGATGAAGCCAGCCAGAACGACAAATATGTCGCCTTGCAGTTCCTGCGTAACTCCGAAATCGCAGCCAAAGGCGTGCTGCCGACCTGTCAGGACACCGGCACCGCCATCATCATGGGTAAGAAAGGCCAGCGTGTGTGGACCGGTGGCGGCGACGAAGCGGCGTTGTCCCAGGGGGTGTACAACACCTTTATCGAAGATAACCTGCGCTACTCACAGAACGCCGCGCTGGATATGTACAAAGAGGTGAATACCGGTACTAACCTGCCGGCACAGATTGACCTTTACAGCGTTGACGGTGACGAGTACAAATTCCTGTGTATCGCCAAAGGGGGCGGCTCCGCCAACAAAACCTATCTCTATCAGGAAACCAAAGCGCTGATCACTCCGGCGAAACTGAAGAACTACCTGATCGATAAAATGATGTCGCTCGGCACCGCCGCCTGCCCGCCTTACCATATCGCGTTTGTTATCGGTGGCACCTCGGCGGAAAGCACGCTGAAAACCGTGAAACTGGCCTCCACCCACTACTACGATTCGCTGCCGACTGAAGGTAATGAGCACGGTCAGGCGTTCCGTGATGTGCAGTTGGAGCAGGAGTTGCTGGAAGCGTCGCAGAAACTGGGCCTCGGTGCGCAGTTTGGCGGTAAATACTTCGCGCACGATATCCGTGTGGTGCGTCTGCCACGTCATGGCGCGTCCTGCCCGGTGGGTATGGGGGTTTCCTGCTCGGCTGACCGCAATATCAAGGCGAAGATTAACCGTGAAGGCATCTGGATCGAGCAACTGGAGCATAATCCAGGCCGCTTTATCCCGGAAGAACTGCGTCAGCAGGGTGAAGGCGAAGTGGTCAACGTGGACCTCAACCGTCCGATGACCGAGATTCTGGCGCAACTTTCTTCCTACCCGGTATCGACCCGCCTGTCGCTGAACGGCACCATTATCGTGGCGCGTGACATTGCCCACGCCAAGTTGAAAGAACGTATTGATAACGGTGAAGGTCTGCCGCAGTACATCAAAGACCATCCGGTGTATTACGCAGGACCGGCCAAGACGCCAGAAGGTTATGCGTCAGGTTCACTCGGCCCAACCACCGCAGGCCGTATGGATTCCTACGTTGACCTGTTGCAGGCCAACGGCGGCAGCATGGTGATGCTGGCGAAAGGCAACCGCAGCCAGCAGGTGACAGATGCCTGCCATAAACACGGCGGCTTCTATCTCGGCAGTATCGGTGGCCCGGCAGCGGTACTGGCGCAGCAGAGTATCAAGAGCCTCGAATGCGTGGAGTACGCAGAACTGGGTATGGAAGCGATCTGGAAGATTGAAGTGGAAAACTTCCCGGCGTTTATCCTGGTGGATGACAAAGGTAACGACTTCTTCCAGCAGATCCATAACCAGTGTGCGGCCTGCGTGAAGTAA